A section of the Agromyces aurantiacus genome encodes:
- a CDS encoding ROK family transcriptional regulator, with product MTTADAEMSDSARDLARLVLIHGPVSRAELGRRLGLSPASLTRLSKPFLERGLFVETAEAAPAGAGRPAKPLDVRVDAGRFVGVKLTGDTAHAALTDLRASQLADAERTLRDHEVASVVDAVVALVHELGAAADLADGELAGVGVSIGGNVADQRVVTRAPFLGWRDVALADLLEARLGVPVDLENDVTALTVAEQWFGPARGTDAFAVVTVGAGVGYGLVMHDRVVTTRDTGLGLGGHLPLDPSGPLCADGHRGCASAMLSIPSICAQLGIALGREVRYDEVLELAASGHPLARSVTDAAGRALGRMMAYIANLAMVDTIVLSGEGVALWEVAGETALASLALDRDPEATPVVVHVDDAGFDSWARGAAAVAIQGALARLRLPA from the coding sequence ATGACGACCGCCGACGCCGAGATGAGCGACAGTGCGCGCGACCTCGCACGGCTCGTCCTCATCCACGGGCCGGTCTCGCGTGCCGAACTCGGGCGACGACTCGGCCTCTCGCCCGCGAGCCTCACCCGCCTCAGCAAGCCGTTCCTCGAACGCGGCCTGTTCGTCGAGACGGCCGAGGCCGCGCCTGCGGGAGCGGGCCGGCCGGCCAAGCCCCTCGATGTCCGGGTCGACGCCGGGCGGTTCGTCGGCGTGAAGCTCACGGGCGACACGGCCCACGCCGCGCTCACCGACCTCCGCGCGAGCCAGCTCGCCGACGCCGAGCGCACGCTCCGCGACCATGAGGTCGCCTCGGTCGTCGACGCGGTCGTGGCGCTCGTGCACGAGCTCGGCGCAGCTGCCGACCTCGCCGACGGCGAGTTGGCCGGCGTGGGTGTCAGCATCGGCGGCAACGTCGCCGACCAGCGCGTCGTGACGCGCGCGCCGTTCCTCGGATGGCGCGACGTCGCTCTCGCCGACCTGCTCGAGGCGCGGCTCGGCGTGCCCGTCGACCTCGAGAACGACGTGACCGCGCTCACCGTCGCCGAGCAGTGGTTCGGCCCCGCACGAGGCACCGACGCCTTCGCAGTCGTCACCGTCGGCGCCGGCGTCGGCTACGGACTCGTCATGCACGACCGGGTGGTCACCACGCGCGACACCGGTCTCGGCCTCGGCGGGCACCTGCCGCTCGACCCCAGCGGTCCGCTCTGCGCCGACGGGCATCGCGGTTGCGCGAGCGCGATGCTGTCGATCCCCAGCATCTGCGCGCAGCTCGGCATCGCGCTGGGCCGCGAGGTGCGCTACGACGAGGTGCTCGAGCTGGCCGCGTCGGGCCATCCGCTCGCCCGATCGGTGACGGATGCCGCGGGGCGCGCGCTCGGCCGGATGATGGCGTACATCGCCAACCTCGCCATGGTCGACACGATCGTGCTCTCTGGCGAGGGCGTGGCGCTGTGGGAGGTCGCCGGTGAGACCGCGCTCGCGTCGCTCGCCCTGGACCGCGACCCAGAGGCGACCCCCGTCGTCGTGCACGTCGACGACGCCGGCTTCGACTCGTGGGCCCGCGGCGCGGCGGCGGTCGCGATCCAGGGCGCGCTCGCGCGCCTGCGCCTGCCCGCCTGA